A single Planctomycetota bacterium DNA region contains:
- a CDS encoding DUF3592 domain-containing protein has product MAATQDGVLNLAALRPKSLLRLRLMFDGFWKWLTLMGVVFAAIGVVAGGVAGYYVLLEVRYNREGQTAAGRVTDKDTYATRSSDSNISTTHYRVAYTFTAPDGSTHSGRGETTQERWEPLKPGDPIEVQYLASSPATNRLLGERTSGLAWLFVLFPLLFAGVGLILLLVCARTAGRTARLLAHGILTRGVVESKEERTSITINDRHPYDVAFRFSLADGTAAAGRALITDMKFAQRLEPGTPIGAIYLPERPDQCTVFNERWRKHFH; this is encoded by the coding sequence ATGGCGGCAACCCAGGATGGCGTGCTGAATCTCGCGGCGCTTCGCCCCAAGAGCCTGCTGCGCCTGCGCCTGATGTTCGACGGCTTCTGGAAGTGGCTCACCCTGATGGGCGTCGTTTTCGCCGCCATCGGCGTGGTGGCCGGCGGCGTGGCGGGGTATTACGTGCTGCTCGAGGTCCGCTACAACCGCGAGGGCCAGACGGCAGCCGGCCGCGTGACCGACAAGGATACGTATGCGACCCGGTCGAGCGATTCCAATATCAGCACGACGCACTACCGCGTGGCTTATACGTTCACGGCACCCGACGGCTCGACGCACAGCGGCCGGGGCGAGACGACACAGGAACGCTGGGAGCCACTGAAGCCGGGCGACCCAATCGAGGTGCAATACCTGGCGTCGTCTCCCGCGACCAATCGCCTTCTGGGCGAGCGCACGAGCGGCCTGGCGTGGCTTTTCGTGCTGTTCCCGCTCCTGTTCGCCGGCGTGGGGCTGATTCTGCTCCTCGTGTGTGCGCGCACGGCGGGGCGCACCGCCCGCCTCCTGGCCCACGGCATCCTGACGCGCGGCGTCGTAGAGTCGAAAGAAGAGCGCACGAGCATCACGATCAACGATCGCCACCCCTACGACGTCGCTTTCCGCTTCTCGCTCGCCGATGGCACGGCCGCTGCGGGCAGGGCGCTCATCACCGACATGAAGTTCGCCCAACGGCTGGAGCCGGGCACGCCGATCGGGGCGATCTACCTGCCCGAGAGGCCCGACCAGTGCACCGTCTTCAACGAGCGGTGGCGGAAGCACTTCCATTGA
- a CDS encoding Gfo/Idh/MocA family oxidoreductase, whose translation MAETTERASRREFLGAAVAAGALAAATASGAEPKSDRKIRMGIVGGGFGSGFQWHLDPNCQVVAVSDLQPGRRAHLQRTYRCETAYESLEKLVLDAKVEAVAVFTGAPDHARHAIECMKHGKHVISAVPACLTLDEAAALKETKERTGLKYMMAETSYYRAPCIFARELYAAGKFGRFLYSEVEYYHHNVQRVGGAKATWQGKEIANWRWGLPPMFYPTHSTGFHIGVTRERFTAVSCLGWGTPDDPMLKDNPYNNPFNNQVALFRCSGGNICRCNVLWWIHADGERAQWLGETLSLYMPHSGGQAFAVRTADKSVPTAMPDYNQRLPAAMVGDGGHGGSHPFLTHEFITALVEEREPAVDIYESLAMTVPGLVAMESSRKGGEQLKIASFDKG comes from the coding sequence ATGGCCGAGACGACAGAGCGGGCATCGCGTCGCGAGTTTCTGGGCGCGGCGGTGGCGGCGGGCGCACTGGCCGCGGCCACGGCGTCGGGTGCCGAACCGAAGTCCGACCGCAAGATTCGCATGGGCATCGTGGGCGGCGGCTTCGGCTCGGGCTTCCAGTGGCATCTCGACCCCAATTGCCAGGTGGTGGCGGTGAGCGACCTCCAGCCCGGCCGCCGCGCCCACCTCCAGCGCACCTATCGGTGCGAGACGGCCTACGAGTCGCTCGAGAAACTCGTGCTCGACGCCAAGGTTGAGGCGGTGGCCGTCTTCACCGGCGCGCCCGACCACGCGCGCCACGCCATCGAGTGCATGAAGCACGGCAAGCACGTAATCTCGGCCGTGCCCGCCTGCCTCACGCTCGACGAGGCCGCCGCGCTGAAAGAGACGAAGGAGAGGACCGGCCTCAAGTACATGATGGCCGAGACCAGCTATTACCGCGCCCCCTGCATCTTCGCCCGCGAGCTGTACGCCGCCGGCAAGTTCGGCCGCTTCCTCTACTCCGAGGTCGAATACTACCACCACAACGTCCAGCGTGTCGGCGGCGCCAAGGCCACCTGGCAGGGCAAGGAGATCGCCAACTGGCGCTGGGGCCTGCCCCCGATGTTCTACCCCACGCACTCGACCGGCTTCCACATCGGCGTGACCCGCGAGCGCTTCACCGCCGTCAGTTGCCTCGGCTGGGGCACGCCCGACGACCCGATGCTGAAAGACAACCCCTACAACAACCCCTTCAACAACCAGGTCGCCCTCTTCCGGTGCAGCGGCGGCAACATCTGCCGCTGCAACGTGCTGTGGTGGATTCACGCCGACGGCGAGCGCGCCCAGTGGCTGGGCGAGACGCTCTCGCTCTACATGCCCCACTCAGGCGGCCAGGCATTCGCCGTCAGGACCGCCGACAAGAGCGTGCCCACGGCTATGCCCGACTACAACCAGCGGCTGCCCGCCGCGATGGTGGGCGACGGCGGCCACGGCGGCTCGCACCCCTTCCTCACCCACGAGTTCATCACCGCCCTCGTCGAGGAGCGCGAGCCGGCCGTGGACATCTACGAGTCGCTGGCCATGACCGTGCCAGGCCTCGTCGCTATGGAGTCGAGCCGTAAGGGCGGCGAGCAGCTCAAAATAGCGAGCTTCGACAAGGGGTAG
- a CDS encoding MG2 domain-containing protein, which translates to MSPIRKLVVKAAGLLAATGIVLVAVGQQLPSEDELYSKGTQSFREKSFKPAVEAFEELLKRFPKSPRAREVQYLAAEAYRIARQFGRETTYEKADKAYQVLTEAPTEDLWKARAQAGLARLHTQWNYWGNRDKVNALFESAMAGLEREVKKDSPVALKRELAEVYIDRIQAGMNELGYMSPDQVKEMMKQREDAKKAAEQGAQAAPAPVAAPAAAPAAAPAPAPAQRRAAQMEGLRAPVPPRPRPGPVAEQEEQLKKRLEWYARVDALVAKIDALGAGKDLEAKARWTVAQRSGTEEYALQIIEKYADTEYWDEAVFHVASRREGQGKFLEALAYYEKLTERFNDQQSRFSRQARQRAENIRKPVLSVNAQYACMPGMKPTVNYSWRNQEKATFRVFRTEPFGQAHHTSLLEMARAGKGAEVKSWEVPLENKKEHEYHNAEQTLDLAEEGAYLVTADGGGVHADTLVLITRLAVVTKSASDKTMAYVADALSGEPVAGADAQIAWTWWENNAQRWADAKGTSNDGGFYTFVHGDPQRHHQYYLLARKGSSYAFSTSYRGWWQPMQPGLWFYGYTDRPAYRPEEEVHFKFVVRNYDGNVFRNAAGQQYRVIIHEPQGGKLYEKVLTTNDMGTLADSVKLAKEPKLGQYNVQIRRPDNQGNVGSAAFRVEEYKLPEYKVEITTSKDTYRVGDKLELKIAANYYFGGPVQEAEVEAVVKQGQYWHFYQPYRKYAWYYEDAMAMRRGRWGRGWGGGETVVKTEKLKTDAHGVATLTVETPALPEDPAQQRDYTYSVEARVVDKSRREITGSKSIRVTVKPFYVYVNPKNHVYLPGDRVEIDVVAKNANDAPVKTEGMFRVFRATYNEAKEKQLQKEGKPYDVRDVYDLKELQAEKMATKDDGTATVAFTPDEPGYLLLEMTALTEKEEKVIGTGWAWVASKKDQYLGVRLSGVQVIPDKQTYKKGETAQVLLVSQFPDAHVWLGIEGDQIYDSQLVPVRERSKLITVPIKDEYSPNVFLTANLVKDAMLWRHQSEIVVPPEDRFIDVKITTAKKTYLPGETAQFEVTATNHKGQPVSAELSLGLVDSSVYYIQSEYAPDIRQFFYGRKRQLAINTNSSFSWIRHKRVGEEDEKPESQPAAGRELQEGGQRLRGGWGGGGMDEQFGYADARRAAPMMAKAAAAPGAPEAEFAANGAMAGRAMDRAEKKSFDKDGGPAGGPEDLAEAVMREDFRATAFWQPAIKTDAAGKAIVQVKFPDSLTDWTATARAVTPDTAVGNVTFSTQTKKNIIVRLQCPRFFQEKDSVTLSAIVHNYLDVDKDVKVTMKQSGLSITQAPVVTVKVPKGGEQRVDWLAQVTEPGEAKIQVMAQTDVESDAMGKTFAVLPHGIEKFLAKSGSVGEPVAAADSDPAKSPPLKSEAVETLTLPAERNNLATVLNIDLSPSIASTMLGALDYLAQYPYGCVEQTLSRFVPAVVTAKTLRDLGVRNPALEAKLPDMITKGLDRIYGAQRSDGGWGWWGGAPDSDPWMTAYASYALTLAKQAGVNVDDGRLQRGIGALRANLVQLDKRDDVMAYALYVLSQHKISDAKRLDAVWNRRENLNAYTRALAALTFHNLGDHERARIMLRNLEDRLELDKENGTARWGKTHGYWHWSDDAVEATSYALKAYLAIEPKNPLVKQGMKWLVYNRKGNQWKSTRDTAKAVYALSDYVQQTRELDPNYKVTVFVNDKPVKELVVNKDNALKLDGRITLGDSDLKSGENKIRIVKEGAGNLYYTTGMYFYTKEEKITGAGHELFVNRTYAKLTLDKDNKEVRTPLDYGAQLASGDRIEVTLDIEAKNDYEYLVFEDPKASGCEPVEIRSGWHWGGGLSAYMEVRDVKTAFFVSHLPQGKHKLTYVLRAEVPGTFNALPTTGYAMYVPDIRGLSDEWKVKIGERPAPVVGMLR; encoded by the coding sequence ATGTCACCCATCCGCAAGCTGGTGGTGAAGGCAGCCGGCCTGTTGGCTGCGACAGGCATCGTGCTGGTGGCCGTGGGGCAGCAATTGCCCTCGGAGGACGAGCTCTACTCCAAGGGAACACAGAGCTTCCGCGAAAAGTCCTTCAAGCCGGCCGTCGAGGCGTTCGAGGAGCTGCTCAAGCGCTTCCCGAAGTCGCCCCGCGCGCGCGAGGTGCAGTATCTCGCCGCCGAGGCCTACCGCATCGCCCGCCAGTTCGGGCGCGAGACCACGTATGAGAAGGCCGATAAGGCCTATCAGGTGCTCACCGAGGCCCCGACCGAGGACCTGTGGAAGGCCCGCGCCCAGGCGGGCCTCGCCCGCCTGCACACCCAGTGGAACTACTGGGGCAACCGCGACAAGGTGAACGCCCTCTTCGAATCCGCGATGGCGGGCCTCGAGAGGGAGGTGAAGAAGGACTCGCCGGTCGCCCTAAAGCGCGAGCTGGCTGAGGTTTACATAGACCGTATCCAGGCGGGGATGAATGAGCTGGGCTACATGTCCCCGGACCAGGTCAAGGAGATGATGAAACAGCGCGAGGACGCGAAGAAGGCGGCCGAGCAGGGCGCGCAGGCGGCTCCGGCTCCCGTGGCCGCCCCCGCGGCCGCCCCCGCGGCCGCGCCGGCGCCCGCGCCGGCGCAGCGTCGCGCGGCCCAGATGGAGGGCCTGCGGGCGCCCGTGCCGCCGCGGCCCAGGCCCGGCCCCGTCGCAGAGCAGGAAGAGCAGCTCAAGAAGCGCCTCGAATGGTATGCGCGGGTGGACGCCCTGGTCGCCAAGATTGACGCTCTGGGCGCGGGCAAGGACCTGGAGGCAAAGGCCCGATGGACGGTCGCCCAGCGCAGCGGCACCGAGGAGTACGCGCTGCAAATCATTGAGAAATATGCGGATACGGAGTACTGGGACGAGGCCGTGTTCCACGTGGCCTCGCGCCGCGAGGGGCAGGGCAAGTTCCTCGAGGCCCTGGCCTACTACGAGAAGCTCACCGAGCGGTTCAACGACCAGCAGAGCCGCTTCTCGCGTCAGGCGCGGCAGCGGGCCGAGAACATCCGCAAGCCCGTCCTCAGCGTCAACGCCCAGTACGCCTGCATGCCCGGCATGAAGCCCACCGTCAACTACTCATGGCGGAACCAGGAGAAGGCCACGTTCCGAGTCTTCCGCACCGAGCCGTTCGGCCAGGCTCATCACACGAGCCTGCTCGAGATGGCCCGCGCGGGCAAGGGCGCGGAGGTCAAGAGTTGGGAGGTACCCCTCGAGAACAAGAAGGAACACGAGTATCACAACGCCGAGCAGACGCTCGATCTGGCCGAGGAAGGCGCCTATCTCGTCACCGCCGACGGCGGCGGCGTGCACGCCGACACGCTGGTGCTCATCACCCGTCTGGCCGTGGTGACCAAGAGCGCGAGCGACAAGACGATGGCCTATGTGGCCGACGCGCTGAGCGGCGAGCCCGTGGCCGGCGCCGACGCGCAGATCGCCTGGACCTGGTGGGAGAACAACGCCCAGCGCTGGGCCGACGCGAAGGGCACGAGCAACGACGGCGGCTTCTACACCTTCGTCCACGGCGACCCGCAGCGCCACCACCAGTACTATCTGCTCGCCCGCAAGGGCAGCTCGTATGCTTTCTCGACCAGTTACCGCGGCTGGTGGCAGCCGATGCAGCCGGGCCTCTGGTTCTACGGCTACACCGACCGGCCCGCCTACCGGCCCGAGGAAGAGGTCCACTTCAAGTTCGTCGTCCGCAACTACGACGGCAACGTGTTCCGGAACGCTGCCGGCCAGCAGTACCGCGTGATCATCCACGAGCCCCAGGGCGGCAAGCTCTATGAGAAAGTGCTCACCACGAACGACATGGGCACCCTGGCCGACAGCGTGAAGCTGGCCAAGGAGCCCAAGCTCGGGCAGTACAACGTCCAGATCCGCCGCCCCGACAACCAGGGCAATGTGGGCAGCGCCGCGTTCCGCGTCGAGGAGTATAAGCTCCCCGAGTACAAGGTCGAGATCACCACGAGCAAGGACACCTACCGCGTGGGCGACAAGCTCGAGCTGAAGATCGCCGCGAACTACTACTTCGGCGGCCCCGTGCAGGAGGCCGAGGTCGAGGCCGTGGTGAAGCAGGGCCAGTACTGGCACTTCTATCAGCCCTACCGCAAGTACGCCTGGTACTACGAGGACGCGATGGCGATGCGGCGCGGGCGCTGGGGCCGCGGCTGGGGCGGCGGCGAAACCGTGGTGAAGACCGAGAAGCTCAAGACCGACGCCCACGGCGTGGCGACCCTCACCGTCGAGACGCCCGCGTTGCCCGAGGACCCGGCGCAGCAGCGCGACTACACCTACAGCGTCGAGGCCCGCGTGGTGGACAAGAGCCGCCGCGAGATCACCGGCTCGAAGAGCATCCGCGTAACTGTCAAACCGTTCTACGTTTACGTGAACCCCAAGAACCACGTCTACCTGCCCGGCGACCGCGTGGAGATTGACGTGGTGGCGAAGAACGCCAACGACGCGCCCGTGAAGACCGAGGGCATGTTCCGCGTCTTCCGCGCCACCTACAACGAGGCCAAGGAGAAGCAGCTCCAGAAGGAAGGCAAACCGTACGACGTCCGCGACGTCTACGACCTCAAGGAGCTCCAGGCCGAGAAGATGGCCACGAAGGACGACGGGACGGCCACAGTCGCCTTCACCCCCGATGAGCCCGGCTATCTGCTCCTCGAGATGACCGCCCTCACCGAGAAGGAAGAGAAGGTCATCGGCACGGGCTGGGCCTGGGTCGCCTCCAAGAAGGACCAATACCTCGGCGTCCGCCTCAGCGGCGTCCAGGTGATCCCCGACAAGCAGACCTACAAGAAGGGCGAGACCGCCCAGGTGCTCCTCGTGTCGCAGTTCCCCGACGCCCACGTGTGGCTGGGCATCGAGGGCGACCAGATTTACGACAGCCAGCTCGTGCCCGTGCGCGAGCGCTCGAAACTCATCACGGTGCCGATCAAGGATGAGTACTCGCCCAACGTGTTTCTCACCGCCAACCTGGTGAAGGACGCCATGCTCTGGCGCCACCAGAGCGAAATCGTGGTCCCGCCTGAGGACCGCTTCATTGACGTGAAGATCACCACGGCGAAGAAGACCTATCTGCCCGGCGAGACCGCGCAGTTCGAGGTCACGGCCACCAACCACAAGGGGCAGCCGGTCTCCGCCGAGTTGTCGCTCGGCCTGGTGGACAGCTCGGTCTACTACATCCAGAGCGAGTATGCCCCCGACATCCGCCAGTTCTTCTACGGGCGCAAGCGCCAACTGGCCATCAACACCAACTCCAGCTTCTCCTGGATCCGCCACAAGCGCGTGGGGGAAGAGGACGAAAAGCCCGAGTCGCAGCCGGCGGCCGGCCGCGAGCTTCAGGAGGGTGGCCAACGCCTCCGCGGCGGCTGGGGCGGCGGCGGCATGGATGAGCAATTCGGCTATGCCGACGCCCGCCGGGCAGCCCCGATGATGGCGAAGGCCGCCGCGGCGCCGGGCGCACCCGAGGCCGAGTTCGCGGCCAACGGGGCGATGGCCGGCCGCGCCATGGACCGCGCCGAGAAGAAGAGCTTCGACAAGGACGGCGGCCCGGCCGGCGGGCCGGAGGACCTCGCCGAAGCCGTGATGCGCGAGGACTTCCGCGCGACCGCCTTCTGGCAACCCGCCATCAAGACCGATGCCGCTGGCAAGGCCATCGTCCAGGTGAAGTTCCCCGACTCGCTCACCGACTGGACCGCCACCGCCCGCGCCGTCACCCCCGACACTGCCGTGGGCAACGTGACCTTCAGCACGCAGACGAAGAAGAACATCATCGTGCGCCTCCAGTGCCCGCGCTTCTTCCAGGAGAAGGACTCGGTAACCCTGTCGGCCATCGTGCACAACTACCTGGACGTGGATAAGGACGTGAAGGTGACGATGAAACAGAGCGGCCTGAGCATCACCCAGGCCCCCGTCGTCACCGTCAAAGTCCCCAAGGGCGGCGAGCAGCGGGTGGACTGGCTCGCCCAGGTCACCGAGCCGGGCGAGGCGAAGATACAAGTCATGGCCCAGACCGATGTGGAATCCGATGCGATGGGCAAGACCTTCGCCGTCCTGCCCCACGGCATCGAGAAGTTCCTGGCCAAGAGCGGCAGCGTAGGCGAGCCCGTGGCCGCCGCCGACTCCGACCCCGCGAAGAGCCCGCCGCTCAAGAGCGAGGCGGTCGAGACCCTCACCCTCCCCGCCGAGCGCAACAACCTGGCCACCGTTCTGAACATTGACCTCAGCCCCTCCATCGCCTCCACGATGCTGGGCGCCCTCGATTACCTGGCGCAGTATCCCTATGGCTGCGTGGAACAGACCCTCTCGCGCTTCGTCCCCGCCGTCGTCACGGCCAAGACGCTCCGCGACCTCGGCGTGCGCAACCCCGCCCTCGAGGCCAAGCTGCCCGACATGATCACCAAGGGCCTCGACCGAATCTATGGCGCCCAGCGCAGCGACGGCGGCTGGGGCTGGTGGGGCGGCGCGCCCGACAGCGACCCCTGGATGACCGCCTACGCCAGCTACGCGCTCACCCTCGCCAAGCAGGCCGGCGTGAACGTGGACGATGGTCGCCTCCAGCGCGGCATCGGCGCCCTGCGCGCCAACCTCGTACAACTCGACAAGCGCGACGACGTGATGGCCTACGCCCTCTACGTCCTCTCACAACACAAGATCAGCGATGCCAAGCGCTTGGATGCTGTGTGGAACCGCCGCGAGAACCTCAACGCCTACACCCGCGCTCTCGCGGCGCTCACGTTCCACAACCTGGGCGACCACGAGCGCGCCCGCATCATGCTCCGAAACCTCGAAGACCGCCTCGAACTCGATAAGGAGAACGGCACCGCCCGCTGGGGCAAGACCCACGGCTACTGGCACTGGAGCGACGACGCCGTCGAGGCAACCTCTTACGCCCTCAAGGCTTACCTCGCCATCGAGCCCAAGAACCCCCTCGTCAAGCAAGGCATGAAATGGCTCGTCTACAACCGCAAGGGCAACCAGTGGAAGTCCACCCGCGACACCGCCAAGGCTGTCTATGCCCTCTCCGACTACGTCCAGCAGACCCGCGAGCTCGACCCCAACTACAAGGTCACCGTCTTCGTCAATGACAAGCCGGTCAAGGAACTCGTGGTCAACAAGGACAACGCCCTCAAGCTCGACGGCCGCATCACCCTGGGCGACTCCGACCTCAAGAGCGGCGAGAACAAGATCCGCATCGTGAAGGAGGGCGCCGGCAACCTCTACTACACCACCGGCATGTACTTCTACACCAAGGAGGAGAAGATCACCGGCGCCGGCCACGAACTCTTCGTCAACCGCACCTACGCGAAGCTCACCCTCGACAAGGACAACAAGGAGGTCCGCACCCCGCTCGACTACGGCGCCCAGCTTGCCAGCGGCGACCGCATCGAGGTCACCCTCGACATCGAGGCCAAGAACGACTACGAGTACCTGGTCTTCGAGGACCCCAAGGCCAGCGGCTGTGAGCCGGTCGAGATTCGCAGCGGCTGGCACTGGGGTGGCGGCCTGAGCGCCTACATGGAGGTCCGCGACGTCAAGACCGCCTTCTTCGTCAGCCACCTCCCCCAGGGCAAGCACAAGCTCACCTACGTTCTGCGGGCCGAGGTCCCGGGCACCTTCAACGCCCTGCCCACCACGGGCTATGCGATGTATGTGCCTGACATTCGCGGACTTAGCGACGAGTGGAAGGTCAAGATCGGCGAGCGTCCGGCCCCCGTCGTCGGCATGCTTCGCTAA
- a CDS encoding DUF748 domain-containing protein has protein sequence MSSANAPNQGPARASARRALRLAAAALVLLIAGALLVPPLLPEAFVGRLVAGRLAAALGREVRVEGARLSLLSGIQARSITVQERPGFGNGPFARIPELHATLGGASVLVGDGAEILLVRDRHGRLNTQDLAERPPEATRLGRLAASNVRVRYTDLGSGGAASLTLTNVAIGPLEGHKRAVRIGARVTTGGAAIVAGDIYLTPEPEAFDHARFDVAVHSLALGPLAAALMPQRPLPAALRGAALDADLDLDLRTQRLVRGTARLHLTGLPEAPPLGFVGPTRALAATLTGELSALHPHFDLTAASAPGDGVRLVASLKQMVADGSEPSFHMGNYMLDATVTAAADLARGGLPGTRLAAGRASLEATLHGNLDAATVAVRGRLDGAEARLDPDSSLPVPPISFDLDGRFSLADLSAELSRCVLSTAGLRFEARAEARPAAGQRAAIGTDGQLPVMAGGSALSGWADFAQWPEGLRVLVGLPRDRPAAGRVEAAACGVLDGAWRHDARVAMDGVPLDQDVLATSPVPVLGILYAMAGGRPEALDFVASLDAVLAAGGLAPDDLASTLTGAGEASLDRLRVVGAPLLRLLAEAKGRPDIRTLEFGRSRVPFTLAGGQVTATATFPHGGGALVIRGHSTLDGELHYSLFVRKPREVAFIPAGLADYLEAGLPIMHVGGTAEAPSARIPIESILAFRLGRRP, from the coding sequence GTGTCAAGCGCCAATGCACCGAACCAGGGGCCGGCCAGAGCCAGCGCGCGGCGCGCGTTGCGCCTCGCCGCAGCCGCCCTGGTGCTCCTGATTGCGGGGGCACTGCTGGTGCCGCCCCTCTTGCCCGAGGCGTTCGTCGGGCGCCTGGTCGCGGGCCGGCTGGCGGCGGCCCTCGGGCGCGAGGTGCGCGTCGAAGGGGCGCGCCTCAGCCTGCTCTCCGGCATCCAGGCGCGCAGCATCACGGTCCAGGAGCGCCCGGGCTTCGGCAACGGCCCCTTCGCACGAATCCCTGAGTTGCACGCGACGCTTGGCGGGGCCAGCGTCCTCGTGGGCGACGGCGCCGAAATCCTCCTCGTGCGCGACCGGCACGGGCGCCTGAACACCCAGGACCTCGCGGAGCGCCCGCCTGAGGCCACCCGCCTCGGCCGCCTGGCGGCCTCGAATGTGCGTGTGCGCTACACCGACCTCGGCAGCGGCGGCGCGGCTTCGCTTACCCTCACCAACGTGGCCATCGGCCCCCTCGAGGGGCACAAGCGCGCCGTGCGCATCGGGGCGCGCGTGACCACGGGCGGCGCCGCGATTGTCGCGGGCGACATCTATCTCACGCCCGAGCCCGAGGCCTTTGACCATGCGCGGTTCGACGTGGCCGTGCACTCGCTCGCCCTGGGCCCGCTCGCCGCCGCGCTGATGCCGCAGCGCCCGCTGCCCGCTGCCTTGCGCGGCGCGGCTCTGGATGCGGACCTCGACCTCGACCTGCGCACCCAGCGGCTGGTGCGGGGCACGGCGCGGCTGCACCTCACGGGCCTGCCCGAGGCGCCGCCACTGGGCTTCGTGGGGCCGACCCGGGCGCTCGCGGCGACCCTCACGGGCGAACTCTCGGCACTCCACCCGCACTTCGACCTCACGGCGGCCTCCGCGCCGGGCGATGGCGTGCGTTTGGTTGCCTCGCTCAAGCAGATGGTGGCGGACGGCAGCGAGCCGTCGTTCCACATGGGCAACTACATGCTCGATGCCACCGTGACTGCCGCGGCCGATCTGGCCCGCGGCGGCCTGCCGGGCACGCGCCTGGCCGCCGGCCGGGCCTCGCTCGAGGCCACACTCCACGGCAACCTGGATGCGGCCACCGTGGCCGTGCGCGGCAGACTCGACGGGGCGGAGGCCCGGCTCGACCCCGATTCGAGCCTCCCCGTACCCCCGATAAGCTTCGACCTCGACGGGCGGTTCTCCCTCGCGGACCTCTCGGCCGAGCTGTCGCGCTGCGTGCTGAGCACGGCCGGCCTGCGGTTCGAGGCGAGGGCCGAGGCCCGGCCTGCCGCGGGCCAGCGCGCGGCGATCGGCACCGATGGCCAACTCCCCGTGATGGCGGGCGGCTCGGCTCTGAGCGGCTGGGCAGACTTCGCGCAGTGGCCCGAGGGCCTGCGGGTGCTCGTCGGCCTCCCGCGCGATCGCCCGGCCGCCGGCCGCGTCGAGGCCGCCGCATGCGGCGTCCTGGACGGCGCCTGGCGCCACGACGCGCGCGTGGCGATGGACGGCGTGCCGCTCGACCAGGACGTGCTGGCGACCAGCCCCGTGCCGGTCCTCGGCATCCTCTATGCGATGGCGGGCGGCCGGCCCGAGGCGCTGGATTTCGTGGCGTCCCTGGATGCGGTCCTGGCCGCCGGTGGCCTGGCGCCCGACGACCTCGCCTCCACCCTGACGGGCGCGGGCGAGGCGTCGCTGGACCGGCTCCGCGTCGTGGGAGCCCCGTTGCTGCGCCTGCTTGCCGAGGCGAAGGGCAGGCCCGATATCCGCACCCTGGAGTTCGGCCGCTCGAGAGTCCCCTTCACCCTGGCAGGCGGGCAGGTGACGGCCACCGCCACGTTCCCCCACGGGGGCGGGGCGCTGGTGATCCGAGGGCACAGCACCCTCGACGGCGAGTTGCACTACAGCCTGTTCGTGCGGAAGCCGCGGGAGGTCGCCTTCATCCCCGCCGGCCTGGCCGATTACCTCGAGGCGGGCCTGCCCATCATGCACGTCGGGGGCACGGCGGAGGCGCCCAGTGCCCGAATCCCGATTGAGTCCATCCTGGCCTTTCGCCTCGGAAGGAGGCCGTGA